One region of Sardina pilchardus chromosome 18, fSarPil1.1, whole genome shotgun sequence genomic DNA includes:
- the LOC134063578 gene encoding collagen alpha-3(IX) chain-like, producing MGPPGNMGPQGRTGLRGYKGSAAKPGRPGFIGPPGPTGHIGLPGRPGPKGDTGIRGIQGVKGAEGEKGSKGPKGWVGDQGPPGFQGVQGVRGPGGEPGRKGPVGNKGVRGEGGLLGFQGPPGPPGPTLAAQHVIEVCKRVVLEQMSTFANSVKRTCAAVCPLYGDVPMGAPGPPGNKGPPGPPGDSGTDGVDGEAGQEGFYGEAGDPGKLGSRGEPGDQGDKGAKGYGLPGYMGDQGAMGQRGRIGRAFNGRPGEMGERGHGGRPGLRGHPGLRGVPGVCLTSGCVDLGAAGASGGASVSGAGSGILPPQVPAPVPARPAPRPQPQSPRRFRGRG from the exons ATGGGACCTCCTGGGAACATGGGGCCCCAAGGCCGGACC GGCCTGAGAGGTTACAAGGGCTCGGCGGCGAAGCCAGGAAGGCCCGGATTTATCGGACCCCCAGGACCCACG GGACACATAGGATTACCTGGACGCCCTGGCCCTAAG GGGGATACAGGTATACGAGGAATCCAAGGTGTAAAGGGTGCAGAG GGAGAAAAAGGCAGCAAAGGTCCCAAAGGATGG GTTGGTGACCAAGGTCCTCCAGGGTTCCAGGGAGTACAGGGGGTTCGGGGCCCCGGCGGAGAGCCAGGTCGCAAAGGGCCCGTGGGAAACAAGGGCGTCCGGGGTGAGGGAGGCCTGCTTGGGTTCCAGGGCCCGCCAGGACCACCT ggcCCGACCCTCGCTGCGCAACACGTCATCGAGGTCTGCAAGCGCGTGGTCCTCGAGCAGATGTCTACCTTCGCCAACTCCGTGAAGCGAACATGCGCCGCCGTCTGCCCTCTCTACGGAGACGTGCCCATGGGTGCCCCCGGACCCCCCGGAAACAAGGGACCCCCCGGACCACCC GGAGACTCTGGTActgatggtgttgatggtgaaGCGGGACAAGAAGGATTCTATGGAGAAGCAGGTGACCCTGGCAAACTCGGATCGCGAG GTGAGCCAGGAGACCAGGGCGACAAAGGAGCCAAAGGCTACGGCTTGCCGGGTTACATGGGAGACCAGGGAGCAATGG gtcaaagggGCAGGATCGGACGGGCCTTCAACGGACGTCCGGGAGAGATGGGCGAGCGAGGCCACGGTGGCCGGCCTGGCCTCAGGGGTCATCCTGGCCTGCGCGGCGTCCCTGGGGTGTGCTTGACCAGCGGTTGCGTGGACCTCGGTGCCGCAGGCGCCAGCGGAGGAGCGAGCGTGAGCGGAGCCGGAAGCGGCATCCTCCCGCCCCAAGTGCCCGCGCCCGTGCCCGCCCGCCCAGCGCCCCGACCCCAGCCGCAGTCGCCCCGTCGCTTCCGAGGGCGCGGTTAA